The nucleotide window TGCCCGTCAAACAACGCCACCCCCAGCAAACGCTCGCGGTCCATGATCGGCACCGCCACCTGCATCCCCAGCAACTCAAACTCCTTCTGAGCCTCCGGATCCTGCAACAGCTCCGGACTGTTCCGCCTCAGGATCCGGCCCCATTGCTGCAGCGCACCCCCCAAACCCGCCTCCAGCGACAACTCCACCTGCTCCACCAAACTGCCCGGCATGCTCAACCAACACGCCGCACGCAACCGCTGATCCGCGTCCGCCGACGCTACCCCCGCCGGCTCCAAAACCGGCCGCCGCAAAAACACCACCGCCCGGTTCACCCCAAACAACTCCCGCAACAAAAACAGGAACTGCCGCAGTAAACCCTCCGAATCCAGCGAATGCGTCAAAATGGCCGAAAACTTGCGGAGGATTTCAAACCCCTGCCGCCCCGGCGCCGGACCAGCCGGCACCTCCGGGGCCGCTTCCGGTGGCCGCACCGCCGCCAGCGGAATGAAGTCCGTCCCCGACGACGTCTTGGCAGTCAACCGACTCGTATGCCCGTTGGACGGCGCCGGTTCCACCGCCACCTTCGCACCCACCAAACGCTCCACCACCGCCTGGAAAAGCCGCGGCCGAATCGGCTTGCTCACCACCTGCGACACCCCCTGCAACACCGCCTCCTCCTCCCACTCCGGCTGCCGCGCCCCCGCCAACACCACCAACGGACACTTCGTCGTCCGACGCCGGATCCGCTCAATCATCCACAGCGCCTGCACACCCGTCAAATCCACGTCCACCACACACAACTGCACCAGCCCGTGCGCCAGCAACGGTTCCGATTCCTCCAACGAAATCCGATGCACCACGCGGTACTCCTGTGGATTCAGCGCCGCCCGTACCGCTTCGGCCGTGTCCGGATGATCCGCCAGAACTAGAATGGTCTTCATCCCGTCTTCACACCCCTCGGCGGTGAACCTGCACAAGCCACCTGCGCCGGTTACCCGACAAACCCTCTGCCGCGAACCCTCGCCGGGTCCAGGTCCGCTGCCGCTGGATCATGGATACAATCGCCACGCAGTTAACCGCCTTCGCCGCGGGCCGTCAATGCTCCGCCATGATGCACCATCTCCCGTATCCCGCCCATCGGGCTGCACCCGAAACCGGCATCCGGATCAAACCCGGCCCCTCCCGGGCAAACCCCTGGATCACACCCCGGTGCTTCCCCGGTCCCCACCCGACCCCAACCCCGCCGGCACAGCCACTTCAGACACCCGCGGCAGCCCCTCCAAAAACCGCAAAATCTCCCTCAGCCGCGCCCCCGGTGCCTTCCGTGTCAAACGCGGAAACCGGCCATTCCACTGCAACCAATCCCCCTGCCGGCTCAGCATCAATCGATCCTGCCGCACCTCCACATGCGTGATCCCCCGGGCCGCCGCCGCCAGCTTGATCCGCACCGTCCACAGCAACCATTCCACCGGTTCCGGCAACGGACCAAACCGGTCCCGCAATTCAGCCTCCAGCGCCTTCAACCCCTCCTCATCCGTCACCTGCGCCAGCCGCCGATACACCTCGATCCGATGCCGCGGCTCCGGTACATACCGATGCGGCAAAAACGCCGCCGGGCCCCCAACCTCGCCCGCGCCCCCCGACAGCACATCCAGAAAATCCAGCCGCAGCGTCACCTCCACCCGCCGCGGCAACGGTTTGCCCTGCAGCGCCGCGATGCTCTGCTGCAGCAACTGGCAGTACAGCTCAAACCCCACCGCGGTAATGTGCCCGCTCTGCTCCGGACCCAACAGATTGCCCGCCCCCCGGATCTCCAAATCCCGCATGGCCACCTTGAACCCGCTACCCAACGACGCATACTGCCGCACCGCACTCAACCGTTTCCGCACCTGGGTCAACAACCGCCCGTGCCGCGGCAACAACAAATACGCGTACGCCTGGTGCTTGTAGCGGCCCACCCGGCCCCGCAACTGGTACAAATCGCTCAGCCCGAACCGGTCCGCCCGATCAATGATGATCGTGTTGGCATTCGGGATGTCCAGGCCGCTCTCAATAATCGTCGTGCTCAACAGCACGTCCGCCTCCCCGTTCACAAACCGCGTCATCACCTCCTCCAGCTCCTCCGCCTTCATCTGACCGTGCCCCACCACGATCCGCGCCTCCGGCACCAGCGCCTGCAGCCGCGCCCGCATCGTCTCAATCGTCGTCACCCGATTGTGCAAAAAGTACACCTGGCCGCCCCGGTTCAACTCCCGCAAAATCGCCTGCCGAATCACCCCGTCATCCCACGGAATCACAATCGTCTCCACCGGCAACCGGTCCTGCGGCGGCGTCTGGATCAAACTCAAATCCCGCGCCCCCATCAACGCCAGATACAACGTCCGCGGAATCGGCGTCGCGCTCAACGTCAGCACATCCACCTCCGTCCGCAACTGCTTCAGCCGTTCCTTGTGCAACACGCCGAACCGCTGCTCCTCATCCACCACCACCAACCCCAGATCCCGAAACCGCACATCCGGCTGCAGCAACCGGTGCGTCCCGATCACAATGTCCACCGCCCCGCTGGCCAACCCCTCAATCACCCGCCTCTGCTCCCCGCGGGTCCGAAACCGCGACAACAACTCCACCCGCACCGGGTAATCCGCCATCCGATCCCGAAACGTGTTGTAATGCTGCTGCGCCAGCACCGTCGTGGGCACCAGCACCGCCACCTGCTTGCCGTCCATCACCGCCTTGAACGCCGCCCGCAACGCCACCTCCGTCTTCCCAAAACCCACATCCCCGCACACCAGCCGGTCCATCGGCCGCGGCCGTTCCATGTCCGCCTTCACCTCCGCAATTGTCCGCAACTGGTCCGGCGTCTCCTCATACGGAAACGCCGCCTCAAACTCCCGCTGCCAGGGCGTGTCCGGCCCGAACGCATGCCCCGGCCGCGCCGCCCGCGCCGCCGCCACCGCCAACAGCTCCGCCGCCACATCCCGCACCGCACGCTCCGCACGCTCCCGCGCCAGCCGCCACCGATGCCCGCTCAACGTATGCAGCGGCGGCCGCACCCGGCCCGCACCCACATACTTGCTCACCAAATGCGCCTCGCTCACCGGCACGTACAACCGCGGCGGCGGCTGGCCCGGCTCCTCCGGCGCATACTCCAACACCAGACACTCCGTCCCCCCCGGCCCACCCGCACCCCCCTCCGGCAACGTCGTCAATCCCAGATACCGCCCAATCCCGTAATTCAAATGCACCACCAAATCCCCCACCTCCCACTCCGAAAAATCGATCTCAAACACCGACCGCATCGCCGCCGCATGCCGCGATTTCAGCCGCCGCGGCCGCGGTACCCGGGTCCGACCAAACACCTCCGCATCCGACACCACCACCAAACCTGCACCGGCCGACCAAAACCCGCGCCGCAACGATCCCGCATGCACCTCCGGCCGAAGCCCATCCCCCGCCGGCGTCAAATCCACCCACAACTCCTCAAACCGCTGCCGTTCACCCGTCGTAGGACAAAACACCACCACCGACATCCCCTGCCGCAACCACCGGTGCATCTGCTCGAAAAACGCCCGCCGCTGTACCTCGGCCACCTCCGGCGGCGGCGGCCGCTCCGGCAACGGCCGAAACACCTCAAGGTCCTCCCACACCACCTCCTCCCCGCTCAAACCCGACACCCCTTCCTCCAACCCCACCGCAACCCCCGCCCCGCCACCCTCCACCGACCCCCGCAAACCGTCCGGAGTCTCCCACACCTCCGCCCCGGCACCCAACACCACTTGCGCAGCCGCCCGCGACCGCACCCGATCCTCCACCCCGGCCCAATCACTCCAACACGGATCCTCCACACCCACGCCCTGCAACAATTCCCTCGCCCGCAACCGCACCTCCATCGGATCACTCCACACCACCACCGTCCCCGGCGGCCAATGCTCCGCCAACCCCCCAAGCTCCGGCCCCGCCCCCTCACCAGCCGCCGCACTCCGCAACGCCCGCCGAATCAACCCCAGCTCCCCGGCCGGCCCCAACACCACCGACTCCCGCTGCCCCCGCGAAACCTGCGTCAGCGGATCAAACTCCCGAATCGACTCCACCGTGTCCCCAAAAAACTCCAGCCGCACCGGCCACGGTTCCGTCGGCGGAAACACATCCACAATCCCACCCCGCATCGACACCTCCGGCTTCTGCGTGACCTGCACCTCCGGCTCGTACCCCTGCGCCTCCAGCCACTCCACCAGCTCCAACGGATCGATCCGATCCCCCCGCCGCACCCGCCGCAGCCGCCTCTCCAGCTCCCCGGGCGCAAACGTCCGCTGCATCAACGCCACACCACTCGTCACAATCACCAGCCCCGACCCGCCACCCAACCGCACCTCCGCCAGCCGCACCAGCGTCTCCAGCCGCTCACTCACCGTGTCCACATGCGGCAGCCCATCCTCTCCCGGCAACACCTCCCACGCAG belongs to Limisphaera ngatamarikiensis and includes:
- the mfd gene encoding transcription-repair coupling factor encodes the protein MEVPGWTRWETTPAARELVRRVEAGAVCCAGRVAEPARPFLVAWLHRCFGDRPLVVVVPDARRLDGFQQDLETWLRVMEGREEWAGAGSAEAEPGAGQVLTFPAWEVLPGEDGLPHVDTVSERLETLVRLAEVRLGGGSGLVIVTSGVALMQRTFAPGELERRLRRVRRGDRIDPLELVEWLEAQGYEPEVQVTQKPEVSMRGGIVDVFPPTEPWPVRLEFFGDTVESIREFDPLTQVSRGQRESVVLGPAGELGLIRRALRSAAAGEGAGPELGGLAEHWPPGTVVVWSDPMEVRLRARELLQGVGVEDPCWSDWAGVEDRVRSRAAAQVVLGAGAEVWETPDGLRGSVEGGGAGVAVGLEEGVSGLSGEEVVWEDLEVFRPLPERPPPPEVAEVQRRAFFEQMHRWLRQGMSVVVFCPTTGERQRFEELWVDLTPAGDGLRPEVHAGSLRRGFWSAGAGLVVVSDAEVFGRTRVPRPRRLKSRHAAAMRSVFEIDFSEWEVGDLVVHLNYGIGRYLGLTTLPEGGAGGPGGTECLVLEYAPEEPGQPPPRLYVPVSEAHLVSKYVGAGRVRPPLHTLSGHRWRLARERAERAVRDVAAELLAVAAARAARPGHAFGPDTPWQREFEAAFPYEETPDQLRTIAEVKADMERPRPMDRLVCGDVGFGKTEVALRAAFKAVMDGKQVAVLVPTTVLAQQHYNTFRDRMADYPVRVELLSRFRTRGEQRRVIEGLASGAVDIVIGTHRLLQPDVRFRDLGLVVVDEEQRFGVLHKERLKQLRTEVDVLTLSATPIPRTLYLALMGARDLSLIQTPPQDRLPVETIVIPWDDGVIRQAILRELNRGGQVYFLHNRVTTIETMRARLQALVPEARIVVGHGQMKAEELEEVMTRFVNGEADVLLSTTIIESGLDIPNANTIIIDRADRFGLSDLYQLRGRVGRYKHQAYAYLLLPRHGRLLTQVRKRLSAVRQYASLGSGFKVAMRDLEIRGAGNLLGPEQSGHITAVGFELYCQLLQQSIAALQGKPLPRRVEVTLRLDFLDVLSGGAGEVGGPAAFLPHRYVPEPRHRIEVYRRLAQVTDEEGLKALEAELRDRFGPLPEPVEWLLWTVRIKLAAAARGITHVEVRQDRLMLSRQGDWLQWNGRFPRLTRKAPGARLREILRFLEGLPRVSEVAVPAGLGSGGDRGSTGV